A window of Marispirochaeta aestuarii contains these coding sequences:
- the ltrA gene encoding group II intron reverse transcriptase/maturase, whose product MRKEDKSRPNTNLCEQLISFANIQEAIRKVVANKGACGVDEMEVSELPGYFDAHWPEIRKQIVSRKYKPQPVLRVEIPKDSGGVRLLGIPTAIDRVIQQAMVQVLTPVFEPTFSDYSFGFRPNRSAEDAVRLAQTYMSEGYRHVVDLDLSKFFDTVNHDILMGLVDKHMEDKDIRRLIFVFLKSGVMTNGSMMATALGTPQGGPLSPMLSNIYLTPYDRELEYRGLRFVRYADDCNIFTKSKRSSYRVRDNAKSYLERKLKLRVNVDKTEARRASGSSFLGFTFLTYGKRERLGMVIPNKKKLKKLEDRIRLITRRNRGVKIDTVIRELNSMLRGWIGYFARSSMKKYLEQLMEWTRRRIRQYLWKQWKNGRNRKHRLRQLGVSDSVLKHWKLGSNSYWKMAGAMNCLLHSKTIHTHFGLLDVLGYYKNLYAKRMEADRGVLDFRYHSLFS is encoded by the coding sequence ATGAGAAAGGAAGACAAGTCAAGACCGAACACCAATTTGTGCGAACAACTGATTTCCTTTGCGAACATCCAGGAAGCCATCAGAAAAGTGGTGGCGAACAAAGGCGCTTGCGGGGTAGATGAAATGGAAGTTAGCGAACTTCCTGGCTACTTCGATGCACACTGGCCTGAGATACGTAAACAGATTGTGAGCAGGAAGTACAAACCACAGCCTGTACTGCGGGTAGAGATTCCCAAAGACAGTGGAGGAGTACGGCTTCTGGGGATACCCACGGCAATTGATCGTGTAATCCAACAGGCAATGGTCCAGGTTCTGACGCCGGTGTTCGAGCCGACATTCAGTGATTACAGTTTCGGGTTCCGCCCAAACAGAAGCGCTGAGGATGCGGTTCGACTCGCACAGACCTACATGTCCGAAGGCTACCGGCATGTTGTAGATTTGGATCTCTCCAAATTCTTCGACACCGTCAACCATGACATCTTGATGGGATTGGTGGACAAGCACATGGAAGACAAGGACATCAGGAGACTCATTTTCGTATTCTTGAAAAGCGGAGTAATGACGAACGGCAGTATGATGGCAACAGCTTTGGGAACTCCTCAGGGCGGTCCGCTGTCTCCAATGCTGTCAAATATCTACCTGACCCCATATGACAGGGAACTGGAGTATCGGGGACTTCGTTTTGTCAGATACGCAGATGACTGCAATATCTTCACAAAGAGTAAGAGATCATCGTACCGAGTGAGGGATAATGCAAAGAGTTATCTTGAGCGGAAACTGAAGCTGAGAGTGAATGTGGATAAGACGGAGGCGAGGAGAGCCTCAGGCTCGTCCTTCCTCGGTTTTACTTTCCTGACATACGGGAAACGTGAGCGTCTTGGTATGGTTATTCCTAACAAAAAGAAACTGAAAAAGCTGGAAGACCGAATCAGGTTGATAACCCGACGTAATCGTGGGGTGAAGATCGATACGGTTATTAGAGAGCTGAACAGTATGCTCAGAGGGTGGATCGGATACTTTGCTAGAAGTTCCATGAAGAAATACCTTGAACAATTGATGGAATGGACGAGAAGGCGTATTCGCCAGTATCTATGGAAACAGTGGAAGAATGGGAGAAACCGTAAACATCGCCTGAGGCAATTGGGGGTAAGTGACTCGGTTTTAAAACATTGGAAGCTTGGGAGTAACTCCTACTGGAAGATGGCCGGTGCAATGAATTGCCTATTACATAGCAAGACGATTCACACACATTTCGGACTGCTTGATGTATTAGGATATTACAAGAATCTCTATGCTAAACGCATGGAGGCTGATCGGGGGGTACTTGATTTCAGGTACCATAGTCTGTTTAGTTGA
- a CDS encoding tetratricopeptide repeat protein, which produces MDEKLHILVNKGADLLSLDNPEEAERCFARVLESDPDHLSALFNSAIALSRMDRFKPAEERMLRYLEIRGDDAEAWNQLGFIHFQSGNYGEAARAYSRAEELNPKDPTVQNNIGALQFVQGRYEKALACFEKALAADKNHKDALFNIADTCEVLGRQQEAQAYRRRLSEL; this is translated from the coding sequence ATGGATGAGAAGCTTCATATCCTTGTTAACAAGGGGGCGGACCTGTTGTCCCTCGATAATCCGGAGGAGGCGGAACGCTGCTTTGCCCGGGTTCTCGAGTCCGATCCTGATCATCTTTCGGCGCTCTTCAACAGTGCCATTGCCTTAAGCCGGATGGACAGATTCAAGCCTGCCGAGGAACGGATGCTGAGATATCTGGAAATCCGGGGTGACGACGCAGAAGCATGGAATCAGCTGGGATTCATTCACTTCCAGTCGGGAAACTACGGGGAGGCCGCCAGAGCCTATAGCCGGGCCGAGGAACTCAATCCGAAGGATCCGACCGTTCAGAACAATATCGGCGCCCTTCAGTTTGTCCAGGGACGATACGAAAAGGCTCTGGCCTGCTTCGAGAAGGCCCTGGCCGCAGATAAAAACCACAAAGACGCCCTCTTCAATATTGCCGATACCTGTGAAGTTCTGGGACGGCAGCAGGAAGCACAGGCCTACCGGCGCAGGCTGAGCGAATTATAG
- a CDS encoding HPr family phosphocarrier protein, which produces MVHANVEVRNFAGIHVRPSGLIIQAAGGYPGKISVEGKGMVTDLTNVMGLIAMGLYQGDHVRISVDGPGEDEMLSTLTDLFGKNFDFPPRGE; this is translated from the coding sequence ATGGTTCATGCTAATGTTGAAGTGCGGAACTTCGCGGGAATTCATGTCCGGCCGTCGGGTCTCATAATCCAGGCTGCCGGTGGATATCCGGGGAAGATTTCCGTGGAAGGCAAGGGAATGGTGACGGACCTCACCAATGTAATGGGTTTGATTGCCATGGGACTCTATCAGGGAGACCATGTGCGGATCAGCGTCGACGGCCCGGGAGAGGATGAGATGCTGTCGACCCTTACCGATCTGTTTGGTAAGAACTTTGATTTTCCTCCCCGGGGAGAATGA
- a CDS encoding response regulator, whose protein sequence is MDSQHEAFMAEILDHLDTLEQEFLNFEELQGSEKRDIDALAQIHSMFRSAHSLKSSLGMAGFPVSSKMLHSMEHILDSHRNTGTLPAGEELDSFLSALDVVRLNLESDTEQEFRIDASSASQRPDAPVRPAASSSSKDNSGLWQIQKTVKSSLQEERFWKLPVFRTLESLGTLIEVVPKPDQWPEGQEMITLTIIFSSPLKIEELKEQIFDPLLPYADASTAPEPKVPLEDKSPVRSGELNILIVEDDFTTRHLESAVLSNFGACDVAVDGREALEAFRTALQEGKAYDLVILDLLLPEISGLDVLSGIRALEDDHGIAGLDRSRIAVVTTVAEHKSIRKSFADQADAYILKPVTRTKIRRELARLRILDSEDSAG, encoded by the coding sequence ATGGATTCCCAACACGAAGCCTTCATGGCGGAGATACTTGATCATCTTGATACACTGGAACAGGAATTTCTGAATTTTGAAGAACTGCAGGGCAGTGAAAAGAGGGATATCGACGCTCTTGCACAGATCCACTCCATGTTCCGCAGCGCCCACAGCCTGAAGAGTTCTCTGGGTATGGCGGGGTTTCCTGTTTCATCAAAAATGCTTCATTCCATGGAGCATATCCTCGATTCCCATCGAAATACCGGTACCCTGCCTGCCGGTGAGGAGCTGGACAGCTTTTTGTCCGCCCTGGATGTGGTGCGCCTGAATCTGGAGTCGGATACAGAGCAGGAGTTCCGGATAGATGCCTCTTCGGCGAGTCAACGGCCGGATGCTCCTGTGCGTCCTGCCGCCTCTTCTTCTTCGAAGGATAACAGCGGGCTGTGGCAGATCCAGAAAACCGTCAAATCCTCCCTTCAGGAGGAACGGTTCTGGAAACTGCCTGTATTCAGGACTCTGGAATCCCTCGGAACCCTCATTGAAGTAGTACCGAAACCGGACCAGTGGCCCGAAGGTCAGGAAATGATCACCCTTACCATCATCTTCTCGAGTCCTCTGAAGATCGAGGAACTGAAAGAGCAGATATTCGATCCTCTTTTGCCCTATGCTGATGCTTCGACTGCTCCAGAGCCGAAGGTTCCCCTTGAGGACAAGTCCCCTGTCCGGTCCGGGGAGCTGAATATCCTTATTGTGGAGGATGATTTTACCACCAGGCATCTCGAGTCTGCCGTACTGAGCAACTTTGGCGCCTGCGATGTCGCGGTGGACGGCAGGGAAGCCCTGGAGGCATTCAGAACGGCCCTTCAGGAGGGAAAAGCCTACGATCTGGTCATCCTGGACCTTTTGCTTCCCGAGATATCCGGTCTCGATGTGCTTTCCGGTATCCGGGCTCTGGAGGATGACCATGGTATAGCGGGACTGGACAGGTCGCGCATCGCCGTTGTTACCACCGTGGCGGAGCACAAAAGCATACGGAAAAGCTTTGCAGACCAGGCGGACGCCTATATTCTGAAGCCTGTAACCCGCACGAAGATACGCAGGGAACTGGCCAGGCTTCGTATTCTGGACAGCGAAGATTCTGCAGGTTAG
- a CDS encoding Hpt domain-containing protein gives METPFNQSMLQEIYEGDTDLFMELMEMVQNRVFDDMEEIRTLIRRNEHRQLRHKVHQTKSMLVSIAAGPSVSAAENLEAAVREGRDAEYSSLFSSLVFEIRALIAYYKEGNWRSHF, from the coding sequence ATGGAGACTCCCTTTAACCAGTCTATGCTCCAGGAAATCTACGAAGGAGATACTGATCTTTTTATGGAACTCATGGAGATGGTGCAGAACAGGGTTTTCGATGATATGGAAGAAATCCGTACCCTGATTCGCCGGAATGAACATCGTCAGCTTCGGCATAAAGTCCATCAAACGAAAAGCATGCTTGTTTCCATCGCTGCCGGACCTTCTGTTTCCGCCGCCGAAAACCTTGAGGCTGCAGTTAGGGAAGGACGGGATGCGGAATACAGCAGCCTGTTTTCTTCTCTGGTATTTGAAATAAGGGCCCTCATCGCATATTATAAAGAAGGGAATTGGCGTTCCCATTTCTAA
- a CDS encoding cyclic nucleotide-binding domain-containing protein: protein MSSNQDIRERLEKISLFEAIRSHSDYMEELERICRIRGYKKGETIIREGELGDEMFIVLNGGVEILKRTRAGDNYTVVGLKAEDNVFFGELALIDDDKRSATVVAAMDSEFLVISKKDFLELGDRNSAIGLPVTRAIAKIIASRLRKTTVDMLTIFDALVSEIRGD, encoded by the coding sequence ATGAGCAGTAATCAGGACATACGGGAACGTCTTGAGAAAATCAGTCTTTTCGAAGCAATCAGGTCTCACTCAGACTACATGGAAGAACTTGAAAGGATATGCCGGATCCGGGGATATAAAAAGGGAGAGACAATAATCCGGGAAGGGGAGCTTGGAGATGAAATGTTCATCGTTCTGAACGGCGGGGTGGAGATTCTCAAGCGGACCCGGGCCGGAGATAATTATACGGTTGTCGGGCTCAAGGCGGAGGATAACGTCTTTTTCGGGGAGCTGGCTTTGATAGATGACGATAAGCGCTCGGCCACGGTGGTGGCCGCCATGGATTCCGAATTTCTGGTTATTTCAAAAAAGGATTTCCTGGAACTTGGCGACAGGAACTCAGCCATCGGGCTGCCGGTTACCCGGGCCATTGCCAAGATCATCGCATCCCGCCTGCGAAAAACGACGGTGGATATGCTTACCATCTTCGACGCCCTGGTGAGTGAAATCCGGGGAGATTGA
- a CDS encoding potassium channel family protein: MPFRRLQRFLENLLNSPFMQMALFFLAVFLITGGLVYLFESSINTQFSDLLDGFWWAVITFSTTGYGDKVPVTFPGRLVAVVSIFLGIAATSALSGSLASVFVERNSRARRGLMDFPKLSDHLIVCGWKDHMRDILLDILESSDLKGDRLVLLSNIEPDKVEEIKEEIDLKGLKFVRGDYFSEATLKRANVRNARKVLILADTWESSVPSEVDSKTVMTVLTIKAIARDVYTTAELLDRKYESYLKHAGCDEIIFSRDLSRRILSRSSVTNGMSHIIQDLLAGENGSARLSTAVIPREFVGKSYSQYRNGFQEKGSMILLGLLENTGTPNRMKMEALRNAQKTSDVSALVTNLQKVKELEVNRPLFVPPDDYPIQPHSMAIVLESRKVPQ; encoded by the coding sequence ATGCCCTTTCGCCGTCTGCAGCGTTTTCTCGAAAATCTTCTTAATTCCCCCTTTATGCAGATGGCGCTCTTCTTTCTTGCAGTTTTCCTGATAACCGGCGGACTGGTATATCTCTTTGAAAGCAGTATTAATACCCAGTTCTCTGACCTTCTGGACGGGTTCTGGTGGGCAGTAATAACCTTTTCCACAACCGGGTATGGCGACAAGGTTCCGGTAACCTTTCCGGGACGTCTTGTTGCCGTGGTTTCCATCTTTTTGGGGATTGCCGCCACCAGTGCCCTGTCCGGATCGCTGGCATCCGTTTTTGTGGAACGAAATTCCCGCGCAAGGAGGGGCTTGATGGATTTTCCCAAACTAAGTGATCATCTTATCGTATGCGGCTGGAAGGACCACATGCGGGACATTCTGCTGGATATTCTGGAAAGCAGCGATCTGAAGGGAGACCGGCTGGTGCTCCTGTCGAATATTGAACCCGACAAGGTTGAAGAGATAAAAGAAGAGATAGACCTGAAGGGTTTGAAGTTCGTTCGGGGAGATTATTTCTCCGAAGCAACCCTCAAGAGGGCCAATGTCAGAAATGCCCGTAAGGTCCTGATCCTGGCGGATACCTGGGAGAGTTCGGTTCCATCGGAGGTGGATTCCAAAACGGTCATGACGGTCCTGACCATCAAGGCAATTGCCCGGGATGTCTATACAACCGCTGAGCTCCTTGACCGGAAATACGAAAGCTACCTGAAGCATGCCGGCTGTGATGAAATCATCTTTTCCCGGGATCTCTCCAGACGTATTCTCTCCCGTTCCTCCGTAACCAACGGCATGTCCCATATTATTCAGGATCTTCTGGCGGGAGAAAACGGCAGTGCCCGCTTAAGCACCGCTGTAATTCCCCGGGAGTTCGTGGGAAAGAGTTACAGTCAGTATCGGAACGGTTTTCAAGAAAAGGGCAGCATGATTCTGCTGGGGCTTCTGGAGAACACCGGGACGCCGAACCGCATGAAAATGGAGGCCCTCAGAAACGCCCAGAAAACCTCCGATGTCTCAGCCCTGGTAACCAACCTGCAGAAGGTCAAGGAGCTGGAGGTTAATCGTCCCCTCTTTGTTCCCCCCGACGACTACCCGATTCAGCCCCACTCTATGGCCATTGTTCTTGAAAGCCGGAAGGTCCCCCAATGA
- a CDS encoding OmpA family protein, translated as MKISKISSLLLLLTGLLAGNRLEAEVFRFQYVSGAKFRAVAQVDETVIQRYGRQQAVQQSELRYKIAYTIKDVRGETGELEGVFQIANRSTGDAGVYQWSEEHPTAYRRNAYGEMDVPDRYSFPVVRGVPRFPERDVAPGETWVGVGEEVHDFRDSGSGLGVVRFPINVAYQYLGLEEYKDKMFHAIDATYQVYHRFPVSRGLAPEQISGFSAQHLYWDNEKGYLAAYTEEFELVMQLNDGTSWIFRGTASAEVIQAEKMEKEKVAEEIRNSLEKDKVEDSEVRVDEQGITIALHNIRFLPDSSRFVPGEEEKIRAVAEILKRYPDRDVLITGHTALAGTESGRERLSLERARVTARALIELGARREDQIVIRGMGAREPVAGNDTEAGRRLNRRVEITLLEN; from the coding sequence ATGAAAATATCAAAGATAAGCTCCTTGCTCCTTTTGTTGACCGGATTGCTGGCGGGAAACAGACTGGAAGCCGAGGTTTTTCGCTTCCAGTATGTCTCAGGGGCAAAATTCCGGGCTGTCGCCCAGGTGGATGAGACCGTTATCCAGCGGTATGGCCGTCAGCAGGCTGTTCAGCAGTCGGAGCTGCGCTACAAGATTGCCTACACAATCAAGGATGTCCGGGGTGAAACAGGGGAGCTGGAAGGGGTTTTCCAGATCGCCAACCGTTCCACCGGGGATGCCGGAGTTTACCAGTGGAGCGAGGAGCACCCCACGGCCTATCGCCGGAATGCCTACGGCGAAATGGATGTTCCCGACAGATACAGTTTTCCCGTTGTGCGGGGAGTTCCCAGGTTCCCGGAACGGGATGTCGCTCCCGGGGAAACCTGGGTGGGGGTCGGCGAGGAGGTCCATGACTTCCGGGACTCCGGCAGCGGCCTGGGCGTCGTGCGATTCCCCATTAACGTGGCGTATCAGTACCTGGGGCTGGAAGAGTATAAGGATAAAATGTTCCATGCCATCGATGCCACGTATCAGGTATACCATCGTTTCCCCGTAAGCCGGGGGCTGGCCCCGGAGCAGATTTCCGGTTTTTCGGCGCAGCACCTTTACTGGGACAATGAAAAAGGGTATCTCGCGGCCTATACCGAGGAGTTCGAGCTGGTAATGCAGCTGAATGACGGTACCTCCTGGATTTTCCGCGGGACGGCGTCGGCCGAGGTCATTCAGGCGGAAAAGATGGAAAAGGAAAAGGTCGCCGAGGAAATCCGTAATTCCCTGGAAAAAGACAAGGTAGAAGACTCCGAGGTACGGGTGGACGAACAGGGTATAACCATTGCCCTGCATAATATCCGCTTTCTCCCCGACTCATCCCGTTTTGTTCCCGGGGAAGAGGAAAAGATTCGAGCAGTGGCGGAGATCCTTAAACGCTACCCGGATCGGGACGTGCTGATTACCGGTCATACTGCTCTGGCTGGTACGGAGAGCGGCCGGGAACGCCTTTCTCTGGAGCGGGCCAGGGTAACGGCCAGGGCGCTGATAGAACTTGGCGCCCGCCGGGAGGACCAGATCGTAATACGCGGTATGGGCGCCCGGGAACCTGTGGCTGGAAACGATACCGAAGCCGGCCGCAGGCTTAATCGCAGGGTTGAGATTACCCTGTTGGAGAACTGA
- a CDS encoding DEAD/DEAH box helicase, with the protein MFDKLSQPQSEELFALLSNAGYSRPTLLQAKVVPAVLGGRDLLVETLYADGRTAAYLLPLLVSHGLESTGSQALIITPSPDLVKKTSLQYRRFTRGGSSVPPITTLGWDSPIKREAKRLAGTSGIIVGTSARIIDHLRRNSLNTREMQRVVISLENPVNKEDFMQDVLFILSKVPKKSQIIVFTPSLKETGVLENRLRHPLIISSEDWDRDNRIQSVYEAADAVHKAELLLSLFLSRRITRGGIFCRTMAALKTLEKKLSKEGIRSRIISTRTSPRKKEEIFQLFKDGSIPCILTVSISVLTEIEEIGCAVFFNLPSPPEAYTDITSVLIQDLNAKIVTFVTKEESATLQFLQEKNKMKKENFPDDLEVFRGKVEGILQSIRSQEDPEELNRYRKMIKKMVPFGMRGYLSAYLIKESLGNTVRGDKPFRTVFVSIGRNRRVFPKDLSRLFTQTLGIDMGEVGSIKVLDNYSFIDIPAHLAQSAIDKLDGSDFHGRKITVNFARKKEEKVLR; encoded by the coding sequence GTGTTTGACAAGTTAAGCCAGCCCCAGTCAGAAGAGTTGTTCGCGTTGCTGAGCAATGCCGGATATTCTCGTCCCACTCTCCTCCAGGCAAAGGTCGTTCCAGCCGTACTCGGCGGAAGGGATCTCCTGGTTGAGACTCTCTACGCCGACGGGAGGACAGCAGCGTACCTCCTGCCCCTTCTTGTCTCTCATGGCCTCGAAAGTACCGGCTCCCAGGCTCTGATCATAACACCTTCGCCGGATCTCGTAAAAAAGACCTCCCTCCAGTACCGGCGATTCACCCGGGGGGGCAGTAGCGTGCCTCCCATAACAACCCTGGGTTGGGACAGTCCGATAAAGCGTGAAGCAAAACGACTTGCCGGGACTTCCGGTATCATTGTCGGCACCTCAGCCCGTATAATTGACCACCTGCGTCGCAACTCTCTGAACACCCGGGAAATGCAGAGGGTTGTTATAAGTCTGGAGAACCCGGTCAATAAAGAGGACTTCATGCAGGATGTGCTCTTTATTCTCTCCAAGGTCCCCAAAAAGAGCCAGATAATCGTTTTTACCCCCAGCCTGAAAGAGACCGGTGTACTGGAAAACCGCTTACGGCACCCCCTGATTATCTCCTCCGAGGACTGGGACCGGGACAACAGGATTCAAAGTGTATATGAAGCAGCCGATGCCGTGCACAAGGCGGAGCTGCTTTTAAGTCTCTTTCTAAGCAGAAGAATCACCCGGGGCGGAATCTTCTGCCGAACTATGGCTGCCTTAAAGACCCTGGAAAAGAAGCTTAGCAAGGAGGGAATCCGCAGCCGTATTATTTCCACCCGTACTTCTCCGCGAAAAAAGGAAGAAATCTTTCAGCTTTTCAAGGACGGAAGTATCCCCTGCATTCTTACAGTCTCAATTTCTGTTTTAACCGAGATCGAAGAAATTGGATGCGCGGTCTTTTTTAATCTTCCATCCCCCCCTGAAGCATATACGGATATCACCTCCGTACTGATACAGGACCTGAATGCAAAGATTGTCACCTTTGTCACGAAGGAGGAGTCGGCGACACTTCAGTTTTTACAGGAGAAAAACAAGATGAAAAAAGAGAACTTCCCCGATGACCTGGAGGTCTTTCGGGGCAAGGTCGAAGGTATTCTGCAGTCCATCCGTTCCCAGGAGGATCCTGAAGAACTAAACCGGTATCGAAAAATGATAAAAAAAATGGTCCCTTTCGGAATGCGCGGATATTTAAGCGCTTATCTGATAAAGGAGTCTCTCGGAAACACAGTTCGCGGGGACAAGCCCTTCAGGACGGTTTTCGTATCCATCGGACGCAACCGGCGTGTTTTCCCAAAGGACCTTTCGCGGCTCTTTACCCAGACCCTGGGTATAGATATGGGAGAGGTTGGGAGCATCAAGGTTCTGGATAACTATTCCTTTATTGATATTCCGGCTCACCTTGCGCAATCCGCCATAGACAAACTTGACGGCAGCGATTTTCACGGACGAAAAATAACCGTAAATTTTGCACGCAAGAAGGAGGAAAAAGTCCTCCGCTGA